In Alkalicoccobacillus plakortidis, the genomic stretch GCATCCAATATAAAGTTGAGCAGAGCCGACGTGATTTGCCACAAAGTAAACAAGGTGTCGTCAAATATTTGGCGAGTGATAGATTCCCTGGAATTGGCACAAAAACCGCAGAAACAATTGTTGAGACGCTTGGTGAGACAGCCATATCAAGAATTGTTGAAAATCGTGATGTTTTACGTAATATTTCAGGCTTAAAAGAAGAAAAAGCAGCGATGCTATATGAAAATCTGTATGAACAGCAAGGTGTTGAGCAGGTTTTAATTGTGCTATCTGAGCACGGATTTGGTGTTGATCTTGCTCTTAAGGTATTTCAGGTATACAAAACGCAAGCCCTTGAAATCATAAAAAGCAATCCCTATCAACTGATACATGATGTAGATGGGATAGGATTCAGACGAGCTGATCAACTAGGTGCCTCTATTGGTTTAACGGGAAATCACCGCGATCGTTTACGAGCAGGTTGCTTATTTTTGGTCCATGAGCTTTGTATTCAAGAAGGCCATATGTATATAGAAGCTGAACCCCTAATTAATCAAGCGGTTGCTCTATTATCTTCACCTAATGTGAAGATTCAACGGGAAGAAATTCAACAACAGCTTGTCCAAATGCATGAAGAAGGAATGCTTGTTGTTGAAGAGACACGTGTGTATACAAAATCGCTATTTGGTGCTGAAAAAGGCATTGCCTCAAATATTCGGCGGCTACTTTCAACTGAAGTAAAAGAGGAATTTCCTGAGGCGGAATTTTTAAAAACGTTAGGTGAACTGGAAGAAGAGTGGGGCATTGAATATGCATCGTCTCAAAAACAGGCGATTCAAGAAGCGATTGCTAAGCCGCTTATGCTCTTAACAGGTGGACCGGGTACAGGTAAAACAACGGTCATTCGAGGGATTGTGGAAGTGTACGCAAGGCTTCACGGATTATCCTTGGATCCTCGTGCATATACAGCAAGTAATCCTTTTCCTATTTTGCTCACAGCTCCAACAGGTCGTGCTGCAAAGCGGATGTCAGAAGCAACAGGTCTACCATCCGCAACCATTCACAGTATGCTTGGCTTGGAAAGGTGGAGCTGGAGGGTTCGACAAAGGTGAGCATGAACCACTAAACGGTGAATTGCTTATTATTGATGAAATGTCTATGGTGGACAGCTGGGTAGCAAACTCGTTACTTAAGGCGATCCCAAAAGGCATGCAGGTTGTCATTGTGGGTGATGAGAATCAACTACCTTCAGTTGGACCTGGTCAAGTGCTCCGTGATTTTATCCAGTCTGATATCATTCCACTGGTTGCTTTAACTGATATTTATC encodes the following:
- a CDS encoding helix-hairpin-helix domain-containing protein; its protein translation is MEQTEERQSGVQRGYIKGEILHVVFRNEENFYTVAVIRVRETNEEIDEKKLTIVGVLPHVEPDETFLFFGSIADHPKFGIQYKVEQSRRDLPQSKQGVVKYLASDRFPGIGTKTAETIVETLGETAISRIVENRDVLRNISGLKEEKAAMLYENLYEQQGVEQVLIVLSEHGFGVDLALKVFQVYKTQALEIIKSNPYQLIHDVDGIGFRRADQLGASIGLTGNHRDRLRAGCLFLVHELCIQEGHMYIEAEPLINQAVALLSSPNVKIQREEIQQQLVQMHEEGMLVVEETRVYTKSLFGAEKGIASNIRRLLSTEVKEEFPEAEFLKTLGELEEEWGIEYASSQKQAIQEAIAKPLMLLTGGPGTGKTTVIRGIVEVYARLHGLSLDPRAYTASNPFPILLTAPTGRAAKRMSEATGLPSATIHSMLGLERWSWRVRQR